AATTGCGGCAAGTTTGCCCCAAAAACAGACGTAAATCGGTCTCTTCTCGCACTTTATCTGTTCTGTTCACCATGGAAGTGGTAAGATTCTTCAGGAAGCCGCTTGAATCAATAATTTTGCAAGAGGCTCTATAGCATGTTCAACCCGAGTAACGCTGGAACCTTGTTTGCCATGATCTTGCTTCTTTCAAATGGCCGGGACTACGGTCTAGGTCTATCTTGCCATTCTGAACAAGCTGCCAACTGCACGGCGTGCTGTTTCTGTTCATCTCGCCTTTCCTTCCCAACTATATTTTCGTCTATATTCAGAAAGATGTCAGTATGGTAAGCATTATCGGCAGTCGGTGTAGCTTCAACTGTTCTTCCGTTGGTTGAAGCGGAGAGCACAGTGATTATAGCCCAACCGTAAAATTTTTTGCTTGGGATCCTGTCTCTCGCCCGGTCTTCGGCTAATGAAGCCATTTCCGAAACAAGCGCTCTATCCATTCTGTCAACGGATATGGATTCCGCGTCGTGACTTTCCAAAAAAACATCCCTGGGAATTTGACCACTGCTCTGAGCCCTTTTCGACAATCTTCTGGAAAAGATGCTTCTGCCAAGCCGCTCATTGTCAGTAAGGTCGGGAAGTCGGCACATTCTGATTCCCTTACGATTCATTCAATAATTGCAGCTGCTCTCTCACAAATCCGTCGGGAAGTTCAGAGGAATCTTGGTATCGAGCACGCCGATTTTTCCCGTTTATGTAAGAGAAACAGGCTCCTTGCCCATTGTTGTCGAGTTCAATTGCAACTATTGAAGGTTCTACAGGTGATTTAAACTGAATAACAATCTCTCCTTCTTCAGTTGGGTAGATAATGGGTGCCAGACTCTGGTTCTTCAATTTTTTAATAATTATCTTGGCCTGTTGTTTAGTATTGGAACTGATTTCTGGCAATCTTTCTTCAGCTACTTCTGCGTCCAGTTCCTCCAACTGTTTTAACGCATCAGCATACCACTCTGCATACGAATCTTGTGCAGATAGGTTTTGATTCTGCGGATATCCTGTCTCTCTAGTGACTGTAAATCCAGTCTTATATGGACTGCTGCCAAAAGAAACCTCTCGTTCTTGAGCAGGAATTTTTTGGAAACCGGACAGATTCTCTGTGTTTGCGTGAGAAAGAAGCCGGCCACTTATGCCGTATTGCAACTCCGGCAAAAGGTAGGTGGTATTTGTCCCCATATTTACGGTTTGGTTCATTGATTGTCCCTGTATTCTATTCCCGTCGATTGGTCCGCAAGCCTATAGAGTTTTTCCAGCAGTTGTTTCTGACCGGAGAAATTCATGTTCTGTGCAGAAAACAAGTGTATCTGTGTGTTGATGAACAGGCCATCTTCGATTGCTTGCGATACTTCCAGCAATCGGCGAAGCGTCCAGGTGTTGTTTTTATCCGAGAGCGTCAGATGAAAAGATGGTTGGTACTTGGTTTCCTGTTCTGAATTCATAACATCGACAACTTTTTTATGTGTGAACTGAGACAGGTAGTAATCAGCGGAGTGCCCGCTTACAACCTCCACATGCCTGTTGGATGTATGTGACAGCAGTACCTGTTCATGATTGCTGAAATCTGTTGAACACCATTCCATTGATCTACGGAGAACTTCATCAACAGTTGGAATGTCTTTTCTGGTTATTCGAGCAAAACTTAGCCGCAGGAAGTCTGGACTCAAAACAATCCTGCACGCTCCAGCGAACAGCTGGCATGAACACTGGACCTCTCCTAAAGAATCGGATTTTGTCATCCTGAAGTCTGATGGTCGGATTCTCAGCCAATTGTCAAATTTATCAACTATTCCGGCGATAAATTTTGATTGCGCTACGGACCAATCCGTAATAAACGGACTTAAAGTCAAACTGACTTCAATCTCTTCTTCATAAGGGTGTGTGCACAGAATGTTCACGTATAACAGCCTCCGCTATAAATATAAATCTGATTTTCATACATGCAAGCAGCGGGAAGAATGCTTTGAAAAAGATCACTACAGGAAAAGCTGACGATGTCGAGGCGATAGACGGGATACTGAGAGAAACAAGGCGATTAGTTTGCAGAAATACAATTATGTATTGGGAATTGGACTAAGAATTTTCTTTTCAGGCAACAGAATACTTGGGAATTAACCCTTTCTTTTCAGCGCGTCCCCGGCAGGATTCGAACCTGCGGCCTCAGGATTAGGAATCCTGCGCTCTATCCAACTGAGCTACGGGGACACAGAAGGGAAAATGAGTCTACCCGCTTGGGTTGCCGCTTCAAGGGGAAGTGAGTTTTATCTCGAAAACCTCAGACCAGTTCTTTCCGGTAATAAGGAAGGTGCGGGAAGAGGGTTTCCAGGCGATTCCGTTAAGCACTCCGGCCTCGTTCGAAAGACTGAGCCTTTCCCTGAGTTGCCCCAGGTTTATCCGCCTCTTCACGATTCCGCTTTCGGGGTCTACGACCACTATGTCGTCCGAGTGCCATATGTTGCAGTAGATTCTTCCCTCCGCGTATTCGAGCTCGTTAAGCCTGGCAACTGCCGCCCCGTTTTCCTTTACTCTTAAGACTTTCGTTACCTCGAAGCTCTCTGGGGAGAGAAAATACAGTTTTTCGGTTCCGTCGCTCATTATGAGCTGCGTTCCGTCGTCGGTAAGCCCCCAGCCTTCCGTGGAATAGGTAAATGTCCCCCTGCGTTTCAGGTCTTCCTTGCCGTATATGAAGCCTTGACCGGACTTCCATGTGAGCTGGTATACGCTATCGCCTATTATGGCAAGACCTTCGCCGAAAAACTCACGGGGAAGATCTGTTCTGGCAAGTACTTTTCCCGTAGCCGGATTCGTTTTCCTAAGAGACGACTTTCTGTATAACCCCGTGCTTTCATAAAGAAACCCGTCTCTGTAAACAAGACCCTGAGTGAAGGCGGCCGGATCGTGAGGGAAAGAGTTAAGCACAGTAAGGGCGTCTTGAGGTTTTAAGATCTGTTTTTTCCGACCCTCCGTTTCAGCACGAGCGGGCGGGTGGTCAGAAGCAGGAGCTTTGTCAGAATTCCTTCCTGGATTCAGCGTTTCGGAACAAGAGAAGAAAAGAAAGAGAGAGAGGAAAACCAGAAGGCTCGGAACAAGGTTTTCTCTTATGCCCCGGGGGTTTCGCATGGGGTTTATTGTAAGCCATAAGCGGTTCTTTTCGAAACCAGTCATATTTGCTTGACAGCGGTTTTGTTTTCGCTAGAATTAAAAATGAATTTAGACAAGACTAAAATATTTTTTTGCCTGTTTGAATTTTAAGCGTTTTTACTTGGATAAAGAGAAAAAAGATGCTTTCGCAATCAATAGAGGATTACCTTAAGGCCATTTACGAGATTGAGACTTCCGAGGGGAAGGTTTCGACCAGCGCACTTTCGGAAAAACTGGGCGTGTCTCCGGCTTCGGTTACGAGCATGATGAAAAAGCTCTCGGAGAAAAAGCTTATAACCCACAAGCGCTACCAAGGGGTGAAGCTTACTCCCGCTGGCAGGAAAATAGCTCTTGAGATAATCAGACATCACCGGCTTATCGAGCTTTACCTGAAGGAGGCGCTAGGCGTTCCTTGGGACCAGGTGCACCAGGAAGCCGAGAAATGGGAACACGTGCTCTCAGAGGATCTTGAAGACAGGATCGACAAGTTTCTCGGTTATCCGGTCACCGACCCGCACGGCTCACCGATCCCGCGCCGAGACGGCACCATGATCGTGAGGGAGTGCGACGCTCTTGTGGATGTGGAGCCTGACACCTTGGTGAGAGTGGTTGAAGTGAGCGATCATGACCCGGAACTGCTTCGTTACTTGGGCGGGATAGGGCTTTACCCCGAAACCGAGATGACGGTTGTTTCGAAGCAGCCTTTTAAGGGTCCCATAATCGTCGAGCTGACCGGGAAGGAATATCCCATAGGGCGAAACGCTGCCAAGTACATACTGGTTGAGAAAGCGAACAACTGAGAGAGGAAAAAATGAAAATGATAGCGGGCATAAGGTTTTTTATGCTTTCTGCGTTGCTGGTGCTCTGTGTGGCCTGCGCTGAAAGCAGCGGAAGCGTAAAAAGAGAAGGCACGATAAAAGTGGTTACGACCACCGCTATGATCGGGGATCTGGTCAAGAACGTCGCCGGGGAAAAAGCGGAGGTCATCTCCCTCATGGGAACCGGGGTTGACCCGCATCTTTACAAAGCGAGCGCCGGGGACGTGGAAAAGCTTGCCGGAGCCGACATGATTTTTTATAACGGTCTTCACCTCGAGGGAAAGATTACGGATGTTCTTGCGCAGATGAAAAAAAGCGGGATATTCACCGTAGGGGTTGCGGAGGGAATCGACAAGTCCCTGCTTCTTTCTCCCGAGGAATACGAAGGATACTACGATCCGCATATCTGGTTTGACGTCGCTCTGTGGAAAAAAGCGGCCAAGGTGGTCAAGGAGGCTTTCTCACTCTACGATCCGGAAAACGCCGTTATCTACAAGCAGAACGCCGAATCCTATCTCAAAGAACTGAATCTTCTGCAGTCTTACATACAGAAGAAGGTAGCCTTGTTGCGCCACGAAAGAAAAGTCCTTATAACGGCCCACGATGCATTTAATTATTTCGGAAGAGGTTACGGATTTGAGGTAATGGGGCTTCAGGGAATAAGTACCGATTCTGAAGCGAGCGTTGCGGATATACAAAATCTCTCAAGGGTAATTGCCGAGCGAAAAATTCCGGCAGTTTTCGTTGAAACCTCCATCTCTCCCAGATACATGCGTGCCCTTCGGGCCTCGGTCAAGGCAAGAGGTTTTGATGTCCGGATAGGCGGCAGTCTTTACTCGGACTCGATGGGCAGCCCGGGAACAGAAGAGGGTAGCTACATAGGGATGTTCAGAAGCAACGTGGATACTATCGTGGAATCGCTCAGTCGCAGTATCGAGGTTGCCGATTCCAAAGCCGAAGCCGCCGGAGATGGGTAATGAGCAGCGGAGAGGAGAATCCGGCCGTTCCGGCAGTCCGTGTGACGGACCTTACCGTCGCTTACGGCGACAAGACCGTTCTCTGGGATATAGACCTTGAGATTCCAAGCGGGTCGATAGTCGCCGTTGTGGGACCGAACGGCGCCGGCAAGACAACCCTGATAAAATCTATCCAAGGACTTGTTCCGCGCGTTGCGGGAGTCGTCTCCATCCACGGTAAACCTTACGAAAAACAGAGAAAGGAAGTGAGTTACGTTCCCCAGAGAGGTTCTGTAGACTGGGATTTTCCCACTTCCGTAGTGGATACGGTGAAAATGGGCAGTTACGGAGACCTGGGATGGATAAGACGTCCCGGAAGAAAGGAGCATGAAAAGGCGCTCAGCGCCCTTGAGAAAGTCGATATGCTTGAGTTTGCCCAGAGGCAGATAAGCCAGCTCTCCGGAGGGCAGCAGCAGAGAGTTTTCCTCGCAAGAGCCCTTGTTCAGAGCGCATCGGTTTACCTTCTGGATGAGCCTTTCCAAGGGGTTGATGCTACGACCGAGAAAGCGATAGTCAGGATACTGAAGGAACTTGCCGCCGGGGGAAAAACTGTGCTTGCGGTTCATCACGATCTTAACACCGTTTCCGAGTACTACCAGCGGATCGCCATTCTGAATGTGGGACTTGTGGCCTCGGGGAGGGTGGATGAGGTCTTTAATTCTGAGAATCTCATGAAGGCTTACGGAGGCAAGACCTCCTTTTTCCCCGAAAGAAAATCGGCCAAAAGGGCAGTGTGATGCTTGAATTTGCGGTTGAGCTTTTCTCTGACTATACGGCCAGGACCATTCTCTTGGGAGCGGCTTCCCTTGGGGTTGTAAGCGGCGTGGTCGGCTCTTACGCGGTGCTTAGAAAGCAAAGCCTCGTGGGCGACGTCATGTCGCACGCGGCCCTTCCCGGAATAGTGCTTGCCTTCCTCATAATGGGAGTCAAGGAACAGCTGCCGATCTTTATCGGGGCCGCGCTCTCCGCCGTCCTGGCGGTTTTTCTGATCAACCTAGTTACGAGCAACTCGAGGATAAAAACCGACAGCGCTATGGGGATGGCGCTTTCTGTCTTTTTCGGGCTTGGCCTTGTTCTTCTTACCTACGCGCAGAAAATGCCGGACGCCAACCAGGCGGGGCTTGATAAGTTTCTTTTCGGTCAGGCGGAGGCGCTTGTCGAAAAAGACGTCCTTGTTATAGGTGTTACGGGGCTTTTCGCCCTTTTGGTTGTGGGACTTTTCTGGAAAGAGTTCAAACTTCTTTGCTTCGATCCGGATTTCGGGGGAACTATGAGCTTTTCCATTAAGTCTCTGGACCTGCTCGTTACGGCCGTCATAGTTTCGGCAATAGTAATCGGGCTGCAGACAGTAGGGGTCGTGCTTATGAGCTCAATGCTCATTGCCCCCGCGGTTGCGGCCAGACAGTGGACCGGCGGTATGGGCTCGATGGTGATTCTTGCGGCCTCAATAGCGGCCGTCTCCGGCGTAACCGGTGTTGCGCTAAGTGCCGGGCTTGAGAACGTGCCGACGGGACCGGCGGTTATAGTCTGCGTGAGCGTCATCGCTTTTTTTTCGGTTCTTTTCTCGCCGAACGGATTTTTCACCCTGAGATTCAAAGACGCCAGGAGCAGAAGGGAGATAAGGAAGGATTACGTCTTAAAAGCCCTGCACGATCTGGCTCTTGAGCATAACGACCCCGGCTACGCGCATTCCGAGAAGCTGCTTGCGCTTGGAAGCGAGAAGGGGTTTAACGTGAGAAAAAGTCTTTTGCATCTGCAGGCGGCGGGGCACGTGGAGAGAGCGGGCGAAGAGAACTGGCGGCTCACCCCAAGCGGTATTCGCGAGACCAGGAGGCTTTCACCGGTGGGGAATAACGGATGAGTCCGCATCAGTTTGATATACAGCTGGTAGCCGTCATAGTCGCGGCTTCATGCGCCATACCGGGGGCGTTTCTTGTTCTAAGAAGAATGTCCATGATGACTGACGCGATCAGCCATTCCATTCTGCTCGGCATAATTCTCGCTTTTTTTCTCGTGAAGGACCTTTCATCGCCGATTCTCATAATAGGGGCCGCCGCAAGCGGGGTGCTTGCGATTTCGCTCATAGAGGCGGTTAACCGCGCAAGGCTGGTTAAAAAGGACGCGTCGATAGGGATAGTTTTCCCGTTTCTTTTCAGCGTGGCGGTCATACTGCTTTCCAAGTACGCGCGAAACGTGCATATTGACACCCACTCCGTGCTTCTCGGAGAGATAGCGTTCGCTCCTTTTAACCGCCTGATTCTCTCGGGTATGGACCTGGGACCCAAAGCGGTTTACGTAATGGGTTCGATTCTTCTTCTGAACCTGCTTTTCATTTCCTTTTTCTACAAGGAGCTTAAGGTGTCGACTTTTGACGAGAGCTTTGCGTCGTCAATAGGGTTCCGTCCCCGACTCATCCACTACCTGCTTATGGCTGTTGTGTCGCTTACATGCGTCGGGGCGTTTGACGCCGTGGGCTCGATACTTGTTATAGCGCTTATAGTGATTCCGCCGTGCTGTGCCTACCTTCTTACGGATTCGCTTTTCAGGATGATTCTCCTGAGCGTGGTCTTTGGAATCT
Above is a window of Candidatus Dadabacteria bacterium DNA encoding:
- a CDS encoding glutaminyl-peptide cyclotransferase; its protein translation is MTGFEKNRLWLTINPMRNPRGIRENLVPSLLVFLSLFLFFSCSETLNPGRNSDKAPASDHPPARAETEGRKKQILKPQDALTVLNSFPHDPAAFTQGLVYRDGFLYESTGLYRKSSLRKTNPATGKVLARTDLPREFFGEGLAIIGDSVYQLTWKSGQGFIYGKEDLKRRGTFTYSTEGWGLTDDGTQLIMSDGTEKLYFLSPESFEVTKVLRVKENGAAVARLNELEYAEGRIYCNIWHSDDIVVVDPESGIVKRRINLGQLRERLSLSNEAGVLNGIAWKPSSRTFLITGKNWSEVFEIKLTSP
- a CDS encoding metal ABC transporter ATP-binding protein; this encodes MSSGEENPAVPAVRVTDLTVAYGDKTVLWDIDLEIPSGSIVAVVGPNGAGKTTLIKSIQGLVPRVAGVVSIHGKPYEKQRKEVSYVPQRGSVDWDFPTSVVDTVKMGSYGDLGWIRRPGRKEHEKALSALEKVDMLEFAQRQISQLSGGQQQRVFLARALVQSASVYLLDEPFQGVDATTEKAIVRILKELAAGGKTVLAVHHDLNTVSEYYQRIAILNVGLVASGRVDEVFNSENLMKAYGGKTSFFPERKSAKRAV
- a CDS encoding metal ABC transporter permease, which encodes MLEFAVELFSDYTARTILLGAASLGVVSGVVGSYAVLRKQSLVGDVMSHAALPGIVLAFLIMGVKEQLPIFIGAALSAVLAVFLINLVTSNSRIKTDSAMGMALSVFFGLGLVLLTYAQKMPDANQAGLDKFLFGQAEALVEKDVLVIGVTGLFALLVVGLFWKEFKLLCFDPDFGGTMSFSIKSLDLLVTAVIVSAIVIGLQTVGVVLMSSMLIAPAVAARQWTGGMGSMVILAASIAAVSGVTGVALSAGLENVPTGPAVIVCVSVIAFFSVLFSPNGFFTLRFKDARSRREIRKDYVLKALHDLALEHNDPGYAHSEKLLALGSEKGFNVRKSLLHLQAAGHVERAGEENWRLTPSGIRETRRLSPVGNNG
- a CDS encoding metal-dependent transcriptional regulator — its product is MLSQSIEDYLKAIYEIETSEGKVSTSALSEKLGVSPASVTSMMKKLSEKKLITHKRYQGVKLTPAGRKIALEIIRHHRLIELYLKEALGVPWDQVHQEAEKWEHVLSEDLEDRIDKFLGYPVTDPHGSPIPRRDGTMIVRECDALVDVEPDTLVRVVEVSDHDPELLRYLGGIGLYPETEMTVVSKQPFKGPIIVELTGKEYPIGRNAAKYILVEKANN
- a CDS encoding metal ABC transporter permease; the encoded protein is MSPHQFDIQLVAVIVAASCAIPGAFLVLRRMSMMTDAISHSILLGIILAFFLVKDLSSPILIIGAAASGVLAISLIEAVNRARLVKKDASIGIVFPFLFSVAVILLSKYARNVHIDTHSVLLGEIAFAPFNRLILSGMDLGPKAVYVMGSILLLNLLFISFFYKELKVSTFDESFASSIGFRPRLIHYLLMAVVSLTCVGAFDAVGSILVIALIVIPPCCAYLLTDSLFRMILLSVVFGISAAVSGFWVANWLDVNIAGSMAFVCGLFFLVVFLLAPQRGLFGIIREKRRQRMDFAEASLLVSLYNQERGETVKNHPDSRGMFRSADFASKVVEFLKRKGEIAVAGGKLFLTEKGRERARMTMEGR
- a CDS encoding zinc ABC transporter substrate-binding protein, whose product is MKMIAGIRFFMLSALLVLCVACAESSGSVKREGTIKVVTTTAMIGDLVKNVAGEKAEVISLMGTGVDPHLYKASAGDVEKLAGADMIFYNGLHLEGKITDVLAQMKKSGIFTVGVAEGIDKSLLLSPEEYEGYYDPHIWFDVALWKKAAKVVKEAFSLYDPENAVIYKQNAESYLKELNLLQSYIQKKVALLRHERKVLITAHDAFNYFGRGYGFEVMGLQGISTDSEASVADIQNLSRVIAERKIPAVFVETSISPRYMRALRASVKARGFDVRIGGSLYSDSMGSPGTEEGSYIGMFRSNVDTIVESLSRSIEVADSKAEAAGDG